In the Engystomops pustulosus chromosome 2, aEngPut4.maternal, whole genome shotgun sequence genome, one interval contains:
- the MXRA5 gene encoding matrix-remodeling-associated protein 5, whose protein sequence is MKTVIRRYHGIHLWLIPLIILFLRFPHSAFSCPKPCACYVNSEVHCTFRSLATVPTRIPKHVERINLGFNSIQSIPEHAFSGLSKLEMLLIHSNDVQNVPNGAFKDLSALQVFKMSYNKLKVITSHTFHGLYSLTRLHVDHNKVEFIHPNAFNGLTALRLLHLEGNSLQQLHVNTFCTFNFLGYFRQSTLKHLYLSDNMIQMLPAGMIQTMPLLENLYLHGNPWACDCQLKWLLEWDEQSNGVLKCKKDRSYENGQLCAMCSSPRHLQNREIQSLKDMSCSRPTISSPLRINSSDINSEDDDTDLQLLDLNKDFLGKVILNMTDEHGNKVNLDCQMKKTEDYSKIQWNQLHQEEIDVNATFALNFECPMTRDNYEKLWKLIAYYSEVPVKLERELLFTDSSKATYRYKQNLDHDYYYYTGVRAVISAEPEWIMQTVIKMQLNRRMSTAKKVTLSFSTQLSQSIHTKDIQYPKTSWVMINRNENTKTSFSVIKGSVCQMTCQVKSSETPTIEWSFPDGTTLKAPYINQDSRYSISPSGQLTIKKTDFQDTGVYHCIAQVKHEVDTLAMRVVVQPSSNEISESNIKVVTKTVEESVTLPCSADANPNAEVNWILPNNNIINSGTNKTGAYLLNDGSLLIPTTKLTDSGLYRCIALNQYGEDHYSVQVAILKKFSEQLNKVTIIKKRPMVKVSSKPKYDIVDDDRGSGERDVYEEKDKYNVKLKSGKDRSSKVQGKNTRKDRKKSNSLKNTDKSEDSNIAEGRRKFESRRRIIGGKNKIDPKKWATILAKVRGKNTLKTTDVPLLTTPRIETTPTYTHEDTTPSMISEPLFTITEVASNVEEASADDEVVLHITSSPKVTITQYQELTTQVDLNALAVTREESDDYSEVPFLEDIQEEAITESPPSQTTFSATNPVKSTIDTVNIEDSIYSAGEEDFKAFTEDVTDVENVDPTNSFETKRYETEYIPEQHKNLVDEDPTSKSVKTMPTIETEHVEDGGKITTSSFDTKHVMVEMSPTTAEMNENDEDVYLQETTEMSPRSPTEIPEHDQRVYEAIDRIIPDIHSTTVPTVVASINPDAMLFFPDAFNTYSENNKQTSEVSTTRSENLNNLNGDNDLETLTESEKNLWVPTGSHTFITTPGTTIGTMAITTHKPTTTTPYSTHAYNQYPRRRNNGRRKFRPNRFRHRQNQNNSLVPSTHSYFNLTTQRKPISEEERVTKVWSHQDNIVDQSKVTTNPTHIQSVYLPSSERDVKTVYTTLPPEVLYTTQIPATIAEVPLAPPVTSTETLDTVGINNGKKLYPSFDDSIVVQDNNIETIGGPNIEISTTELTKTNPYQYWRLATDKTDVSKDTETDLSGHVFVTESSPLFQTEEPSTLTTQSSRTPTTPKSVTYTQKDTFKPSTTVQQTEKMTTTKHKTQRTVHTYHSNTVTLSHPYRQNVTPSPGKYVKMYSVAKNNFVPTTQFYTTSPSTKHLPAQPSVPRTKYQESLYPIAPTQDTKLWQKSTLPSRVNELDSYSSNQNKVFLQPKQEQVKDTYSSKSNNSLPYNPKYRHQPRIVNNYHHGIVPPYYYNPVRGNIRPHIGTHGPLRYFVTNQPIVITNKPEITAYTAHTMQNIPEKKVYTPHMSTTTPTTTTTTTVIPLYRPRPVTPNKFNQGQRITPHYRPYGNNFITDNKGTSIRIPYNINPYYINPRIPYRYNRTRMFQFTVTSKPIHPTILAPVTAHNKVWTTATNVVKTTTSPVQTVTQTVTTTTSTTTPAYFVQSHTSHPSSTIKPLWHYFNVNQRPRLTTNKIESTREPSFFNKFQESKPKIVTTGYQFISVPFEMDAVFPCETTGEPKPSITWTKIATGAIMSSKNKIQRFEVLDNGTLHIQNLQLQDRGQYMCTAQNKHGIDKMTVTLAVVAQQPKIILPRYKDTLVYLGDTITMDCNASGIPPPHISWIFPDRRIMHMISTTESRVMLFANGSLSIKDVTFPDRGTYKCAASNVAGADSLTVKLQVSPLPPIIQQEKIENISLPQSHSIYIHCSAKGAPPPTIRWVLLDGTQVRPSQYANGNMFVFPNGTLYIRNSSPKDIGKYECIAANIVGAARRIVHLHVQRFSSNAKITASSPQKTDVSYGGTLRLDCSAAGDPWPRIMWRLPSKRLVDSYFSFDPRIKTFSNGTLIIYSITEKDSGDYLCMARNKLGDDYLVLKVNVMMKPAKIQHKNDMDHKVIYGGDLKVDCVATGVPNPEISWSLPDGSMVNNVMQSDDSGTRSRRYVVFNNGTLYFNEVGMKEEGDYTCYAVNQIGQDEMRVSVKIVAERAVIKNKTYSVINVPYGDVVTVSCEAKGEPIPKITWLSPANRPIPSSSEKYQIFQDGTLLIQKAQRSDSGNYTCLAHNKGGEDKKVVHVHVNVLPPKINGYSNAITTIEESAMKDSRLLIDCKAEGIPTPRVMWAFPEGVILPAPYYGNRITVHRNGTLDIKVLRKTDSVQLVCIGRNEGGEAKLIVHLTVTEPAVKPYFNNDNENVVVAEGQSIKLNCSPIGIPPPNIIWILPNGTQINSGNHLYRIFHRQDGILHIGSTAAVDAGNYRCRAVNVAGSADRTVSLEIGRKPHISNNYNNLVSIINGETLQLHCVTQGETKPHISWTLPNGVVIDGPQEKGRISLLQNGTIVVREASVYDRGSYQCKAKTQYGSSTMSVPVIVIAYPPRITTSPAPVIYARPGSSVQLNCMSIGIPKAEITWELPDKSHLTAGAQSRLYGNKFLHPQGTLVIQHSSKRDTGYYKCTAKNILGSDTKTTYIHVY, encoded by the exons GTGTGCTAAAATGCAAGAAAGACAGATCATACGAAAATGGACAGCTGTGCGCAATGTGTTCTAGCCCAAGACATCTACAAAACCGGGAAATTCAGAGCTTGAAAGATATGTCCTGTTCAAGGCCTACTATTTCCTCACCACTAAGGATAAACAGCAGTGATATTAACTCTGAAGATGATGACACTGACCTACAATTGTTagatttaaataaagattttcttGGAAAAGTGATTTTAAATATGACTGATGAGCATGGGAACAAGGTTAATTTGGATTGTCAGATGAAGAAAACAGAAGATTATAGCAAAATTCAATGGAATCAACTTCACCAAGAAGAAATTGATGTTAATGCAACATTTGCTTTGAATTTTGAATGTCCCATGACTCGGGATAACTATGAAAAATTGTGGAAACTAATAGCCTACTACAGTGAGGTTCCTGTGAAGCTGGAAAGAGAACTTCTATTTACAGATAGCTCTAAAGCGACATACAGATATAAGCAGAATCTGGATCATGATtactattactatacaggagTTCGAGCTGTCATATCTGCAGAACCTGAATGGATAATGCAAACAGTCATTAAGATGCAGCTAAATAGAAGAATGAGCACAGCGAAGAAAGTTACCCTGTCCTTCTCCACCCAACTCTCACAATCAATTCATACCAAAGATATTCAATATCCAAAGACAAGTTGGGTCATGATAAATAGAAATGAAAACACCAAAACATCTTTTAGTGTCATTAAAGGAAGTGTTTGCCAAATGACCTGCCAAGTAAAGTCTTCAGAAACACCGACTATAGAATGGAGTTTTCCAGATGGTACCACTTTAAAAGCCCCATATATTAATCAAGATAGCAGATATTCTATATCACCAAGTGGGCAGTTAACAATTAAAAAAACTGATTTCCAAGATACTGGAGTCTATCACTGTATTGCACAAGTAAAGCATGAAGTTGACACCTTGGCTATGAGAGTGGTGGTACAACCTTCATCAAATGAGATATCTGAAAGCAACATCAAGGTGGTCACTAAAACCGTTGAAGAATCTGTCACTTTACCATGCAGTGCTGATGCAAATCCCAATGCTGAGGTGAACTGGATTTTACCAAACAATAATATTATCAATTCAGGCACAAATAAAACAGGTGCATACTTACTGAATGATGGGTCATTACTAATTCCGACGACTAAGCTTACAGATAGTGGCCTTTATAGATGCATAGCTCTCAATCAGTATGGAGAAGATCACTATAGTGTACAAGTAGCCATACTAAAAAAGTTCTCAGAGCAATTAAATAAAGTGACAATAATTAAAAAACGCCCCATGGTAAAGGTTTCTTCAAAGCCCAAATATGATATAGTAGATGATGATAGGGGTTCTGGAGAGAGAGATGTGTATGAGGAAAAAGATAAATACAATGTTAAATTAAAATCTGGAAAAGATAGAAGCTCTAAAGTGCAAGGCAAAAATACCAGAAAAGACAGGAAAAAAAGTAATTCATTGAAAAATACAGACAAAAGTGAAGACAGCAATATAGCAGAAGGACGGAGAAAATTTGAATCTAGAAGAAGAATAATAGGGGGTAAAAATAAGATTGATCCCAAGAAATGGGCCACTATTTTGGCTAAAGTTAGAGGGAAAAATACTCTAAAAACAACTGATGTTCCACTTTTAACAACCCCAAGAATTGAAACTACTCCAACATATACACATGAGGACACAACTCCATCCATGATATCCGAACCACTGTTCACAATAACAGAAGTAGCAAGTAATGTAGAGGAAGCATCAGCAGATGACGAAGTAGTATTACATATAACATCTTCACCAAAAGTAACCATAACACAGTATCAAGAACTTACAACACAGGTCGACCTTAATGCCTTGGCAGTAACTAGAGAAGAATCAGATGATTACAGTGAAGTTCCATTCTTAGAGGACATTCAAGAGGAAGCAATTACAGAATCACCTCCTTCACAAACCACTTTCAGTGCAACAAACCCTGTAAAGTCAACTATTGACACTGTAAATATAGAAGATTCCATTTATTCTGCAGGTGAAGAAGATTTTAAAGCTTTTACCGAAGATGTTACAGATGTTGAAAATGTTGATCCAACAAATAGCTTTGAAACCAAAAGATATGAAACAGAGTATATCCCAGAACAACATAAAAACCTTGTAGATGAAGACCCCACTTCAAAGTCAGTTAAAACCATGCCTACTATTGAAACAGAGCATGTGGAAGATGGTGGAAAGATAACAACTTCTAGCTTTGATACAAAACATGTAATGGTTGAAATGTCACCTACAACAGCAGAAATGAATGAAAATGATGAGGATGTTTATTTACAAGAGACAACTGAAATGTCTCCTCGTTCTCCAACTGAAATTCCTGAACATGATCAGAGAGTCTATGAAGCCATAGATCGTATTATACCGGACATTCATTCTACAACAGTACCTACTGTTGTAGCTAGTATTAATCCAGATGCTATGTTATTTTTCCCAGATGCTTTTAATACATACTCTGAGAATAATAAGCAAACATCTGAAGTATCTACTACTAGAAGTGAGAATCTCAATAATTTAAATGGTGATAATGATCTGGAAACATTGACAGAATCAGAGAAAAACTTATGGGTTCCCACAGGTTCCCATACTTTTATAACAACCCCTGGAACAACTATTGGAACAATGGCAATTACTACTCATAAACCAACTACAACAACTCCCTATTCAACACATGCATACAATCAGTATCCAAGGAGAAGAAACAATGGCAGACGAAAGTTCCGACCAAACAGATTCCGTCACCGCCAGAACCAAAATAACTCTTTAGTACCCTCTACACACAGTTATTTCAATTTGACAACTCAAAGAAAACCAATATCTGAAGAAGAAAGGGTCACAAAAGTTTGGTCACACCAAGATAATATTGTGGATCAGTCTAAGGTAACAACTAACCCAACACATATTCAGTCAGTTTATCTTCCATCTTCAGAAAGGGATGTAAAGACTGTATATACTACTCTCCCTCCTGAAGTGTTATATACCACACAAATACCTGCAACAATTGCTGAAGTACCTCTTGCTCCCCCAGTTACATCAACAGAGACATTGGACACAGTAGgcataaataatggtaaaaaattatATCCATCTTTCGATGATTCAATAGTTGTTCAAGACAACAACATTGAAACAATCGGTGGTCCGAATATAGAGATCTCTACGACAGAATTAACAAAAACCAACCCATATCAGTACTGGCGACTGGCAACAGACAAAACTGATGTTTCAAAAGATACTGAAACAGACTTGTCTGGACACGTCTTTGTAACTGAATCATCTCCATTGTTTCAAACAGAAGAACCTTCAACATTAACCACCCAAAGTTCTAGGACTCCCACTACTCCAAAATCTGTAACTTATACCCAAAAGGATACATTTAAACCATCCACAACAGTACAACAAACTGAAAAAATGACTACTACCAAACATAAAACTCAAAGAACTGTGCATACTTACCACTCAAATACAGTGACCCTTAGCCACCCATATAGGCAGAATGTTACACCAAGTCCTGGAAAGTATGTGAAAATGTATTCAGTTGCTAAAAATAATTTTGTTCCCACCACCCAATTCTACACGACATCCCCCAGCACAAAGCATTTACCAGCACAGCCTTCGGTTCCGAGGACCAAATATCAAGAATCTTTATATCCAATTGCACCAACACAAGATACTAAATTATGGCAAAAAAGTACTCTTCCATCAAGGGTAAATGAGTTAGATTCATATTCTTCCAACCAAAATAAAGTTTTCTTGCAGCCCAAACAGGAACAAGTTAAAGACACTTATAGTTCGAAATCAAACAATAGCCTCCCATATAATCCAAAATATCGTCATCAACCTCGAATAGTGAACAACTATCATCACGGAATAGTTCCACCATACTACTACAATCCTGTCAGAGGAAATATAAGGCCTCACATTGGAACCCACGGGCCTCTACGCTACTTTGTTACCAATCAGCCTATTGTAATAACCAATAAACCAGAAATAACAGCTTATACTGCACATACCATGCAAAATATCCCAGAGAAGAAAGTATATACTCCACATATGTCAACAACGACTCCtacaacaactactactactacagttATTCCATTATACAGACCAAGACCAGTGACACCAAATAAGTTTAATCAGGGACAACGAATAACACCCCATTACAGACCATATGGAAATAACTTCATAACGGATAATAAAGGTACCTCAATACGTATCCCTTATAACATAAATCCTTATTACATTAACCCAAGAATCCCATATCGCTACAATAGAACAAGGATGTTTCAGTTTACTGTTACATCTAAACCTATTCATCCAACTATTTTAGCTCCTGTCACAGCACATAATAAAGTCTGGACAACAGCAACAAATGTGGTAAAAACCACCACATCTCCTGTTCAAACAGTAACCCAAACAGTTACAACAACCACATCTACCACAACCCCTGCCTACTTTGTGCAAAGTCATACATCTCATCCAAGTTCTACCATCAAACCATTGTGGCATTACTTTAATGTCAATCAAAGACCTCGTCTTACAACAAATAAAATAGAATCAACAAGGGAGCCATCATTTTTTAACAAATTCCAAGAAAGCAAACCAAAAATTGTGACCACTGGTTACCAGTTCATATCTGTACCATTTGAGATGGATGCAGTTTTTCCATGTGAAACTACTGGGGAACCCAAACCTTCAATTACTTGGACAAAAATTGCTACAG GTGCAATAATGTCTTCAAAGAACAAAATACAACGTTTTGAAGTCTTGGATAACGGAACATTGCATATACAGAATCTTCAGCTTCAGGACCGTGGACAGTATATGTGTACTGCACAGAATAAACATGGTATTGATAAGATGACTGTTACTTTGGCAGTAGTGGCTCAGCAACCAAAAATTATACTACCTCGATACAAGGATACTTTAGTATATCTCGGAGACACTATTACAATGGACTGTAATGCTAGTGGCATCCCACCTCCCCATATTTCTTGGATATTTCCAGACAGGAGAATAATGCATATGATCTCTACTACAGAATCTCGTGTAATGCTGTTTGCTAATGGAAGTTTATCCATCAAGGATGTGACTTTTCCTGACCGTGGGACTTATAAGTGTGCTGCCAGCAATGTGGCAGGAGCAGACAGTTTAACTGTGAAACTTCAGGTATCTCCTTTGCCTCCAATAATTCAACAAGAAAAAATTGAGAATATTTCATTGCCGCAGAGCCATAGCATTTATATTCATTGTTCTGCAAAAGGTGCTCCTCCACCTACAATCCGTTGGGTGCTCTTAGATGGTACACAAGTCCGCCCTTCACAATATGCAAATGGAAATATGTTTGTATTTCCCAATGGGACTCTCTATATAAGGAACAGCTCACCAAAGGACATTGGAAAGTATGAGTGTATCGCAGCAAACATTGTAGGTGCTGCCAGGAGAATAGTACATCTGCATGTCCAAAGGTTTTCATCAAATGCAAAGATCACTGCAAGTTCTCCTCAGAAAACAGATGTGTCCTATGGTGGAACTCTACGGTTGGACTGTAGTGCAGCTGGTGATCCATGGCCAAGAATAATGTGGAGGCTTCCGTCAAAACGCCTTGTGGATTCCTATTTCAG CTTTGACCCAAGGATCAAGACATTTTCAAATGGAACTCTGATTATCTATTCAATTACTGAAAAAGATTCCGGGGATTATTTGTGTATGGCAAGAAACAAGCTTGGAGATGATTATCTGGTGCTAAAAGTAAATGTGATGATGAAACCTGCTAAAATTCAGCATAAAAATGATATGGACCATAAAGTTATATATGGCGGAGATCTAAAGGTTGACTGTGTTGCAACTGGTGTTCCCAATCCTGAAATCTCATGGAGTCTACCAGATGGAAGCATGGTCAATAATGTCATGCAGTCAGATGACAGTGGGACACGCTCAAGAAGATATGTTGTATTCAATAATGGAACCTTGTACTTCAATGAGGTAGGAATGAAAGAGGAAGGTGATTATACCTGCTATGCCGTCAACCAAATTGGACAGGATGAGATGCGAGTAAGTGTCAAAATTGTGGCAGAAAGGGCAGTAATCAAGAATAAAACCTATTCTGTAATTAATGTTCCCTATGGAGATGTTGTCACTGTTTCATGTGAAGCCAAAGGTGAGCCCATTCCCAAAATAACATGGCTCTCCCCAGCAAATCGACCCATACCTTCTTCATCTGAAAAATATCAAATCTTCCAAGATGGAACTCTCCTTATCCAGAAGGCTCAAAGATCTGATAGTGGAAACTACACATGTCTTGCACATAACAAAGGGGGAGAGGATAAAAAAGTTGTTCATGTTCACGTTAATGTTCTGCCACCCAAAATCAATGGTTATTCGAATGCTATAACGACAATAGAAGAGTCTGCAATGAAAGATTCCCGATTATTGATAGACTGCAAAGCTGAAGGAATTCCAACACCTCGTGTTATGTGGGCTTTTCCTGAAGGAGTAATTCTTCCTGCtccttactatggtaacagaatcACAGTTCATCGCAATGGAACCCTTGATATTAAAGTTCTACGGAAAACAGATTCAGTACAGTTAGTATGCATCGGAAGGAATGAAGGTGGGGAGGCCAAGTTAATCGTACATCTCACAGTGACTGAGCCCGCAGTGAAACCATATTTCAACAATGACAATGAAAATGTTGTGGTGGCAGAGGGTCAGTCTATTAAACTCAACTGCTCACCCATAGGTATTCCCCCACCTAACATTATATGGATTCTTCCAAATGGAACACAGATTAATAGCGGCAATCATCTCTATAGAATATTCCATAGACAGGATGGTATTTTACACATTGGCTCAACAGCAGCTGTAGATGCAGGAAACTATCGTTGCAGAGCTGTAAATGTTGCCGGATCTGCCGATAGAACAGTCTCCTTAGAAATTGGTCGTAAACCTCATATAAGTAACAATTACAATAACTTAGTAAGCATTATCAATGGAGAAACTTTGCAACTTCATTGTGTTACACAAGGAGAAACAAAGCCTCATATATCTTGGACATTACCTAATGGAGTAGTTATTGATGGTCCACAAGAGAAGGGTCGCATTTCTCTGTTACAAAATGGAACCATTGTTGTAAGAGAAGCTAGTGTATATGACAGAGGAAGTTATCAGTGCAAAGCAAAGACACAATATGGCTCATCGACAATGAGTGTTCCGGTGATAGTCATTGCTTACCCTCCCCGTATAActacaagccctgcacctgttaTTTATGCTCGACCAGGAAGCTCAGTTCAGTTAAACTGCATGTCTATTGGGATACCAAAAGCTGAAATAACCTGGGAGCTTCCGGATAAATCGCACTTGACGGCAGGAGCACAGTCTCGCTTATATGGAAACAAATTTCTTCATCCTCAAGGGACATTAGTTATTCAGCATTCTTCAAAGAGAGATACAGGTTATTATAAATGCACAGCTAAAAACATATTAGGCAGCGATACGAAAACaacctatatacatgtatattaa